GGCGAGCGGCGGGTTCTTGATGAAGCGCAGGACCTCCCGGGTCCTGGGCGTCACCGCGAGCTCGCCACGGTCGAGGTAGCCGTCCATCTGCGCGCGGAGCTCGGCCTCGCTCTCGGGGGCGTCCTCCACGCGCATGAGCCGTCCCGCGATCGCCCACTCCTTGACGTAGGCGTCGGCGCCGCCGGGGATCGGCTCACCCCAGCGCTGCGCGGTGCGGAGGAACGCGTCCGTGAAGGCCAGGTGCACCCAGCGCGCCAGGTCGGGGTCGTTGGCAGTGTAGGGACGGCCGATGCCGTGGCCGTCGACGTACTGCCCGCGGACGCGCTCGTGCAGCTTGAGCACCCACTCGCTGCCGGCCCGGGCGGTGGCGGTGTCGCCGTGCGTGACGGTGTAGATCCACCGGATGGTGCCGGCGAGCCGCCCGAAGGGGTCGTCCTTGTAGCGGGAGTGGTCGGCCACCCCGGCCAGCGCCCCCGGGTGGAGGGCCTGCACCAGGAGGGCACGGACCCCGGCGACGATGGTCTGATTGCCGCCGTGCACCGACCAGGTGGCGGACCCGGGGCCGAAGAAGCCGGCGTCGGTACCGCGTTCGAGCTGGTCCACCCACTCGGGGCTGCCGGTGGTGCTGCCGGTGAAGGTGGCCTGCATGCGGGTCCGGAAGGCATCGGTGACGAACGACATGACGCCATCGTCCGTCGCGCCCCTGACAGTGCGCCCCGGTCGGCCACGAACCGCGCCTGACCACCGCTCGGGTCTGCCCGCTAGGTTGGTCGGCGTGAGCATCGACACGCCTCGTCCCTGGCTCGGTTCCTACGCTGCAGGGGTGCCGACCGACATCGAGCCGATGACCGGGTCCCTGCTGGACCTGGTCGAGCAGTCGGCGAAGCGGTTCCCGAAGGCGGTGGCGCTCGAGTTCTTCACGCGGACGACGACGTACGCCGAGCTCGAGGAGCAGATCGCCCGCGCGGCGAACGGTCTGCGGAAGCTCGGCGTGACGAAGGGCGACCGGGTGGCCCTGGTGCTGCCGAACTGCCCCCAGCACGTGGTGGCGTTCTACGCGGTGCTGCGGCTCGGCGCGATCGTCGTCGAGCACAACCCGCTGTACACCCCGCGTGAGCTGCGGCACCAGTTCGAGGACCACGGTGCCCGGGTCGCGATCGCCTGGGACAAGTCGGTGGCCACCCTGCAGGACTTCCCGAAGGACGTCGCCCTCGACGCGATCGTCTCCGTCGACCTGACCCGAGCGATGCCGCGCCGGACCCGCCTGGCGCTGTCGCTGCCGGTGGCGAAGGCCCGCGAGTCCCGGGCGAAGCTGACGGCCCCGGTGACGGGCACCACCCGGTGGGACGACCTCGTGTCGAACCGGAAGCTGTCGAAGCGGCACCCGCGCCCGGAGACCGACGACGTCGCGCTCATCCAGTACACCTCGGGTACGACGGGCACCCCGAAGGGCGCGGTCCTGACCCACCGCAACCTGCTGGCCAACGCCGCCCAGGCCCGGGCGTGGATCCCGCAGATCAGCGCCGGCGACGGCAGCGTCGTGCACGCCGTTCTGCCGATGTTCCACGCCTACGGCCTGACCCTCTGCCTGACCTTCGCGATGAGCATCGCCGGGCGGCTCGTGCTCTTCCCGGCCTTCGACCCGGCCCTCGTGCTGGCGGCGATCAAGAAGCGTCCGCCGACGTTCCTGCCGGCCGTGCCGCCGATCTACGCCCGCCTGCAGCACGCCGCCGACTCCGCCGGGGTCTCGCTGCGGGGCATCGACATCGGCATCTCGGGCGCCATGCCCCTGTCGCAGGACGTCATCGAACCGTGGGAGGCCCGGACCGGCGGCTTCCTGGTCGAGGGCTACGGGTTGTCCGAGTGCTCCCCCGTCCTGATGGCGAACCCGGTGTCCGAGGACCGTCGTCTCGGTGCGATCGGCCTGCCGCTGCCCTCGACCGAGTGCCGGGTGGTGGACCCGGACGACCCGTCGAAGGTCCTCGGCACCGACGAGCCCGGCGAGCTGCAGGTCCGCGGCCCCCAGGTCTTCAGCGGCTACTGGGGCAAGGCCGAGGCCACCGACGAGGTCTTCTCCCCCGACGGCTGGTTCCGGACCGGCGACATCGTGGCCATCGACGCCGACGGCTTCGTCAAGATCGTCGACCGGCTCAAGGAGCTCATCATCACGGGTGGCTTCAACGTCGCACCCTCCGAGGTCGAGGACACGCTCCTCAAGCACCCGAGCGTCAAGGAGGTCGCGGTCGTCGGCATCACGCAGGGCGGCAACGAGCAGGTGGTCGCCGCAGTGATCCCCGTCGACCCGGCGACGTTCGACCCGGCCGCGCTCCGGGCGTGGTCCCGTGACCACCTGGCGGCGTACAAGGTGCCCCGCCGCGTGGTCGTCGTCGAGGACCTGCCCCGCTCGATGATCGGCAAGGTGCTGCGCCGCAAGGTCCGCGACGCGATCCTCGCCGCCGACTAGGACGCGACCCCGCGGACCAGGACGCGACCCGCGGATCAGGACGCGACCCGCCGGCCACGACCGACCCAACCGACCACGGCGCGACCCCACCGACCGTGACGCGACCCCGCCGAGGACGACGACGGCGGGACCGGCCGTCGGGCCCCGCCCACCGCGCCTACTTGCTGCTGATCCGCCGGTACTTCGCCACCGCGCACGGCACGAACACCACGAGCATCACCGCGATCCCGACGAGCACCGTGGCGATCGGGTGCTGCATGGTCCAGATGTCCGGCACGGGCGCCGACCCCGCGTTGCCGAACAGCTGCCGCGCCGCCTGCACGAGCGACGACACCGGGTTCCACTCGGCGAACACCCGCAGCACGAGCGGCAGGGTGTCGCTCGGCACGAAGGCGTTCGACACGAAGGTCAGCGGGAACAGGATCATGAACGACGCGTTGTTGATGACCTCCGGCGTCTTCACGCTCATGCCGAGCAGCGCCATCACCCAGCTGAACGCGTAGCTGAAGAGCAGCAGGAGCGCGAGGCCGCCGAGGAACTCGAGGGGTGAGGACTGCACCCGCCAGCCGACCGCCAGACCGGTCGCCATCATGATCACCATCGAGATGCCGTTGAGCACGAGGTCCGACGCCGTCCGGCCGACCAGCACCGCCGAGGCCGACATCGGCAGGGTCCGGAACCGGTCGATGAGCCCCTCCTTGAGGTCCTGCGCCATCGCCGACCCGGAGAACGTCGCCCCGAACACCACCGTCTGCGCGAAGATCCCCGCCATGAGGAACTGCGTGTAGTCGGTCCCCTGCACGCTGATCGCCCCGCCGTAGACCTGGCTGAACAGCAGCACGAACATGATCGGCTGCAGGACCGCGAACACGAGCATGTCCGGCGACCGCTTGATCTTGGTGAGGTTCCGCTTCGTGACGGTCCACCCGTCCTCGAACCACACCGCGACGGGTGACGTCACGACGACGGGCAGCTGCCGTCCGAGGGCGGTGTCCGTCGACGGGGTCGCGGCGGTCACCGGACCTCCTCCCGTCCGGCGGGACCGCCGACGCCGACACCGGTCCGGCCGTCGGCGCCGTCCCGGGGGCGCCCTCGCCGACCCCGCCGGGAGGCCCGCCCACCGTCGTCCCCGCCGGTCGCGTCGTCCGCGTCCTCCGTCGCGGCGTGTCCGGTGAGCCGGAGGAACACGTCGTCGAGGGTGGGTCGTCGCATGCCCGCGTCGTGCAGGTCGATGCCGGCC
The sequence above is drawn from the Curtobacterium sp. L6-1 genome and encodes:
- a CDS encoding oxygenase MpaB family protein, which translates into the protein MSFVTDAFRTRMQATFTGSTTGSPEWVDQLERGTDAGFFGPGSATWSVHGGNQTIVAGVRALLVQALHPGALAGVADHSRYKDDPFGRLAGTIRWIYTVTHGDTATARAGSEWVLKLHERVRGQYVDGHGIGRPYTANDPDLARWVHLAFTDAFLRTAQRWGEPIPGGADAYVKEWAIAGRLMRVEDAPESEAELRAQMDGYLDRGELAVTPRTREVLRFIKNPPLAQLLRPGYRALYQGAVSTLDPRHRSLLGIRTPAIGPIELPVDRATGLVLDGIGGVLGTQSGTERAALARIARLEREAAAGRGVGAA
- a CDS encoding long-chain-fatty-acid--CoA ligase produces the protein MSIDTPRPWLGSYAAGVPTDIEPMTGSLLDLVEQSAKRFPKAVALEFFTRTTTYAELEEQIARAANGLRKLGVTKGDRVALVLPNCPQHVVAFYAVLRLGAIVVEHNPLYTPRELRHQFEDHGARVAIAWDKSVATLQDFPKDVALDAIVSVDLTRAMPRRTRLALSLPVAKARESRAKLTAPVTGTTRWDDLVSNRKLSKRHPRPETDDVALIQYTSGTTGTPKGAVLTHRNLLANAAQARAWIPQISAGDGSVVHAVLPMFHAYGLTLCLTFAMSIAGRLVLFPAFDPALVLAAIKKRPPTFLPAVPPIYARLQHAADSAGVSLRGIDIGISGAMPLSQDVIEPWEARTGGFLVEGYGLSECSPVLMANPVSEDRRLGAIGLPLPSTECRVVDPDDPSKVLGTDEPGELQVRGPQVFSGYWGKAEATDEVFSPDGWFRTGDIVAIDADGFVKIVDRLKELIITGGFNVAPSEVEDTLLKHPSVKEVAVVGITQGGNEQVVAAVIPVDPATFDPAALRAWSRDHLAAYKVPRRVVVVEDLPRSMIGKVLRRKVRDAILAAD
- a CDS encoding ABC transporter permease, producing MPVVVTSPVAVWFEDGWTVTKRNLTKIKRSPDMLVFAVLQPIMFVLLFSQVYGGAISVQGTDYTQFLMAGIFAQTVVFGATFSGSAMAQDLKEGLIDRFRTLPMSASAVLVGRTASDLVLNGISMVIMMATGLAVGWRVQSSPLEFLGGLALLLLFSYAFSWVMALLGMSVKTPEVINNASFMILFPLTFVSNAFVPSDTLPLVLRVFAEWNPVSSLVQAARQLFGNAGSAPVPDIWTMQHPIATVLVGIAVMLVVFVPCAVAKYRRISSK